A single Nostoc sp. PCC 7107 DNA region contains:
- a CDS encoding ABC transporter ATP-binding protein: MTTISITDSLVPSPVPKSAIIRLEKIFKVYGSGETEVKALNNVNLTINEGEYCSIMGPSGSGKSTAMNIIGCLDRPTDGHYYLDNVDVAQMDDKALAHIRNKKLGFVFQQFHLLPQLTALENVMLPMAYANVNPTERCDRAVVALTRVGLEKRLNNKPNQLSGGQQQRVAIARAIVNRPVVLLADEPTGALDSRTTQEVLDIFTELNTSGITVVMVTHEPEVARQTQRIVWFRDGEVIHSHLTPSDLTQLAV, translated from the coding sequence ATGACAACTATCTCAATTACCGATTCTCTAGTTCCTAGCCCTGTACCAAAATCAGCAATCATTCGTTTAGAAAAAATCTTTAAAGTCTACGGTAGTGGCGAAACTGAAGTCAAAGCCCTGAATAATGTCAACTTAACTATCAACGAAGGCGAGTATTGTTCAATTATGGGGCCTTCTGGTTCAGGTAAATCTACAGCTATGAATATTATCGGCTGTTTAGATCGTCCCACAGATGGACATTATTATTTAGATAACGTCGATGTTGCCCAAATGGATGATAAAGCTTTGGCGCATATCCGCAATAAAAAGCTGGGGTTTGTCTTTCAACAATTTCATCTTTTACCCCAACTCACCGCCTTAGAAAACGTCATGTTACCAATGGCTTATGCTAATGTTAACCCGACAGAAAGATGCGATCGCGCCGTTGTCGCCCTCACACGGGTTGGCTTAGAAAAACGCCTCAACAATAAACCAAATCAACTCTCAGGCGGACAACAACAAAGAGTAGCGATCGCCCGTGCAATTGTCAACCGTCCCGTGGTTCTCCTTGCAGATGAACCCACAGGCGCACTTGACTCTCGCACCACTCAAGAAGTCTTAGATATTTTCACTGAATTAAACACCAGTGGTATCACCGTTGTCATGGTTACTCACGAACCAGAAGTAGCTCGTCAAACCCAACGCATCGTTTGGTTCCGTGATGGTGAAGTCATACACTCTCATCTGACACCAAGCGATTTGACTCAATTGGCTGTTTGA
- a CDS encoding type II toxin-antitoxin system RelE/ParE family toxin, with the protein MYEVLLHPDAQKVYVNADKALAKKIARCLQQLEQTPQSHPNIKALKGDYAGYYRYRIGDYRVIYSVDDELVQVLVIAIAHRSEAYEP; encoded by the coding sequence ATGTATGAAGTTCTTCTCCATCCCGATGCCCAAAAGGTTTACGTTAATGCCGACAAAGCTCTAGCGAAGAAAATTGCCCGATGTTTGCAGCAGTTAGAGCAAACTCCCCAGTCACACCCCAACATCAAAGCGCTCAAAGGAGATTATGCAGGCTACTATCGCTACCGTATTGGGGACTACAGGGTAATCTATTCTGTAGACGATGAACTGGTTCAGGTATTAGTTATAGCGATCGCCCATCGTAGTGAAGCGTATGAACCATAG
- the bioF gene encoding 8-amino-7-oxononanoate synthase, protein MTTDPYAWIEQSLATIQRADWYRSVQVLSDRPGATVVLAGQEVINFASNDYLGLAGNERLIAAATTAIHEFGTGSTGSRLLSGHRELHRKLEKAIASLKQTEDAIVFSSGYLANLGAIASIVGKRDLILSDQYNHSSLKNGAVLSGAAIIEYPHCDVVALKTQLSQQRQNYRRCLIITDSVFSMDGDLCPLTNLLEIAAEFNCMLLVDEAHATGVIGKTGAGCVEHFGCTGKLLIQIGTLSKALGSLGGYVAGSANLIDFLRNRAPTWIYTTGLSPADTAAALAAIQVVQQEPQRRIQLWRNVDYLKNLMQQQLPHLKLLPTESPILCFQLPSPGDALRVGQHLQDAGIFAPAIRPPTVPTSRIRISVMATHTTAQIEKLVAVLRNTD, encoded by the coding sequence ATGACCACAGACCCTTATGCTTGGATAGAACAATCATTAGCAACAATTCAGCGGGCGGACTGGTATCGTTCAGTACAGGTATTAAGCGATCGCCCTGGTGCAACCGTGGTTTTGGCGGGGCAAGAGGTAATTAATTTTGCCAGTAACGATTATTTAGGATTGGCTGGAAATGAAAGGTTGATAGCTGCTGCGACAACTGCTATTCATGAATTTGGTACTGGTAGCACTGGTTCTCGATTACTTAGTGGACATCGAGAATTACACCGAAAATTAGAAAAGGCGATCGCATCGCTCAAACAAACAGAAGATGCGATTGTCTTTAGTTCAGGATATCTGGCCAACTTAGGAGCGATCGCATCTATCGTTGGTAAACGCGATTTGATTCTTTCTGACCAATACAATCATTCCAGTCTGAAAAATGGGGCAGTTCTCAGCGGTGCAGCAATCATTGAATATCCCCACTGTGATGTTGTGGCTTTAAAAACTCAACTCAGCCAACAGCGACAAAACTACCGTCGCTGTTTAATAATTACCGATAGCGTCTTCAGTATGGATGGCGACTTATGCCCTTTAACAAACCTGTTAGAAATAGCAGCAGAATTTAACTGTATGCTGCTAGTTGATGAAGCTCATGCCACTGGGGTAATAGGCAAAACTGGCGCTGGCTGTGTGGAACATTTTGGCTGTACTGGAAAACTGTTAATTCAAATTGGGACTTTGAGCAAAGCTTTAGGTAGTTTAGGCGGTTATGTCGCTGGAAGTGCCAATCTGATTGATTTTTTACGCAATCGCGCCCCGACTTGGATTTACACCACCGGACTTTCACCTGCGGATACAGCAGCAGCTTTAGCCGCAATTCAAGTTGTTCAGCAAGAACCTCAACGGCGAATTCAATTATGGCGTAATGTAGATTACCTGAAAAATTTAATGCAACAGCAGCTACCTCACCTCAAATTACTGCCTACAGAATCACCCATTCTCTGTTTTCAATTACCCAGTCCAGGCGATGCACTCCGAGTTGGTCAACACCTTCAAGATGCAGGCATTTTCGCCCCGGCAATTCGTCCGCCCACCGTACCGACTAGTCGCATTAGAATTTCTGTGATGGCTACTCATACAACAGCGCAGATAGAAAAGTTAGTCGCTGTATTAAGAAATACTGATTAA
- a CDS encoding RodZ family helix-turn-helix domain-containing protein — protein sequence MSLLQENQKEQLQEISNTLRQVRQEKSIQLEEVALKTNIRLACLKALDAGKFDELPEPVYIQGFIRRYADVIGLDGVALAKTFPTEVNPLALDKKFSQNLEKNSKFSLPLFIPYVVLLLVAAAGLMYVLNPQFSAESLVKKFNFGTPKKPTTTELSTPASLSVNQEATSISAQNTPTPLPAIASPKDSLNQAVAVTLEVQGKSWLEVKVDGKTEFVGNLKKGVRKTWTAKKQLTVRSGNAGFVLVSVNNQPATPLGTLGKIKEVTFTPEVNSQ from the coding sequence GTGAGCCTCTTACAAGAAAATCAAAAAGAACAGTTGCAAGAAATAAGTAATACTTTAAGACAAGTCAGACAAGAAAAATCTATCCAACTCGAAGAAGTAGCACTAAAGACAAATATTCGACTTGCTTGCTTAAAGGCTTTAGATGCTGGTAAATTCGATGAATTACCTGAACCTGTTTATATTCAAGGATTTATCCGTCGTTATGCAGATGTTATCGGATTAGATGGTGTTGCTTTAGCCAAAACTTTTCCAACTGAAGTTAATCCTCTAGCACTTGATAAAAAGTTTAGTCAAAACTTAGAAAAGAATTCAAAATTTTCCTTACCCTTGTTTATTCCTTACGTAGTCTTGTTATTAGTTGCGGCTGCTGGGCTTATGTATGTACTTAATCCCCAATTTTCGGCAGAATCTCTAGTAAAAAAATTCAACTTTGGAACACCCAAAAAACCAACAACCACAGAATTATCTACACCTGCATCATTATCTGTCAATCAGGAAGCAACCTCAATATCTGCTCAAAATACCCCAACTCCATTACCTGCGATCGCATCGCCTAAAGACAGCCTGAATCAAGCTGTAGCCGTCACCTTAGAAGTTCAAGGTAAATCGTGGTTAGAAGTCAAAGTAGACGGCAAAACTGAATTTGTGGGCAACTTAAAAAAGGGAGTGCGTAAAACCTGGACAGCAAAAAAACAGTTGACTGTTCGTTCGGGGAATGCGGGTTTTGTCTTGGTTTCTGTAAACAATCAGCCAGCAACACCCCTAGGAACTCTGGGTAAAATCAAAGAAGTCACATTCACTCCAGAAGTAAACAGTCAATAG
- a CDS encoding trans-splicing intein-formed DNA polymerase III subunit alpha C-terminal partner DnaE-C — protein MVKIITRKYIGQANVYDIGVAQDHNFVIENRLIASNCFNKSHSTAYGYVTYQTAYLKANYPLEYMAALLTANSGDTDKVQKYISTCLSMNIQIEPPDINRSGVDFTPVGGKILFGFSAVRNVGQNAIACILEAREQQGEFKSLSDFCDRVDLRAVNRRTLESLIYCGAFDKIDLNRHQLIKDLELVYDWAQSRAKDKASGQGNLFDLLGGFAPTTKTANNVFDSVPKAQSVPDFPPQKKLQMEKEILGFYVSDHPLKSIKNSSSILAPINLSQLNEQKEDTLLCAVVMLNNVKKVMTKKGDQMAILQIEDLTAQLEAVVFPKTYERVSNSLEVDARLIIWGKVDRRDEQVQLIVEDAEPVETVKLVMVELTPQQAITIEERHKLRNILKELSGDKENAKVPVIGIVQTGNSRQLVRFGRQFWVQDSRSTVLALQNARFLAHVKQLTSS, from the coding sequence ATGGTCAAAATAATTACTCGTAAATATATTGGTCAAGCAAATGTCTATGATATTGGAGTAGCGCAAGACCATAACTTTGTCATTGAAAATCGTTTAATAGCATCTAATTGCTTTAATAAATCGCACTCGACGGCTTATGGATATGTGACGTATCAAACTGCATATTTAAAAGCGAATTATCCATTAGAGTATATGGCCGCCCTGTTAACTGCTAACAGTGGGGATACAGACAAGGTACAGAAATATATTTCTACTTGTTTGAGTATGAATATTCAAATAGAGCCGCCGGATATTAATCGCTCTGGTGTAGATTTTACACCCGTAGGGGGCAAGATTTTATTTGGATTTTCCGCGGTACGCAATGTGGGACAAAACGCGATCGCCTGTATTTTAGAAGCCCGTGAGCAGCAAGGCGAATTTAAATCACTGTCTGATTTTTGCGATCGCGTTGATTTACGTGCAGTTAACCGTCGGACTTTAGAATCGCTGATTTATTGTGGAGCTTTTGACAAAATAGACCTCAATCGCCACCAATTAATTAAAGACCTAGAGCTTGTTTATGATTGGGCGCAATCCCGTGCTAAAGATAAAGCTAGTGGTCAAGGTAATTTATTTGATTTATTAGGCGGGTTTGCTCCTACTACCAAAACAGCTAATAACGTCTTTGATTCTGTACCTAAAGCCCAATCTGTACCCGATTTTCCGCCACAGAAAAAGTTGCAGATGGAAAAAGAAATACTAGGGTTTTATGTCTCAGATCATCCACTAAAATCTATTAAAAATTCATCTTCTATTTTAGCGCCAATTAACTTATCACAACTGAATGAGCAGAAAGAAGACACATTACTTTGTGCAGTTGTGATGTTAAATAACGTCAAAAAAGTCATGACCAAAAAAGGCGATCAGATGGCAATTTTGCAGATAGAAGATTTAACTGCACAATTAGAAGCAGTCGTCTTTCCTAAAACTTATGAACGAGTCAGTAATTCCCTAGAAGTTGATGCCAGATTAATTATTTGGGGTAAAGTCGATAGAAGAGATGAACAAGTGCAATTAATTGTGGAAGATGCTGAACCAGTCGAAACAGTAAAACTGGTCATGGTAGAGTTGACTCCTCAGCAAGCAATCACAATTGAAGAACGCCATAAATTAAGAAATATTCTGAAAGAACTGTCAGGGGATAAAGAAAATGCCAAAGTCCCTGTAATTGGAATTGTCCAGACTGGAAACTCTCGTCAACTTGTCCGGTTTGGACGACAATTTTGGGTGCAAGATTCACGCTCAACAGTTTTAGCACTACAAAATGCTAGATTCCTGGCTCATGTAAAACAATTGACTAGTAGTTGA
- a CDS encoding HAD-IA family hydrolase, translated as MTQKVIVFDFDGTIADTVDALIGIANRLATEFGYKQITLEQLAYLRNLTSREIIKYSGVSLLKIPFLLKKVKSELKNKIHEFQPIPGIQEALTELKNQGYKLGIITSNSQENVTAFLKNHDLDNLFDFIYSGVTIFGKTTIINNVLKQKQLSTQAVIYVGDETRDIEASRKANIKVVAVTWGFNSPEVLAKQKPDFLIHHPSELLDVVQNC; from the coding sequence ATGACTCAGAAAGTAATTGTTTTTGATTTTGATGGCACAATTGCAGATACAGTAGATGCTCTTATAGGTATTGCCAATCGTTTAGCTACAGAGTTTGGCTATAAACAAATCACTCTTGAACAACTCGCTTACTTAAGGAATTTAACTTCTAGAGAAATTATTAAATATTCAGGTGTTTCTCTACTAAAAATTCCCTTTCTACTCAAAAAAGTTAAATCAGAACTAAAAAATAAAATTCACGAATTTCAGCCAATTCCAGGTATTCAAGAAGCACTCACAGAACTGAAAAATCAAGGTTATAAATTAGGGATTATCACATCTAACTCTCAGGAAAACGTTACAGCTTTTCTGAAAAATCACGATTTAGATAACCTCTTTGATTTTATTTATTCAGGAGTAACCATTTTTGGCAAAACTACAATTATCAATAACGTACTAAAACAAAAACAACTGTCAACTCAAGCAGTTATTTATGTTGGTGATGAAACTAGAGATATAGAAGCTTCCAGAAAGGCTAATATTAAAGTAGTTGCAGTCACTTGGGGATTTAATTCTCCAGAAGTATTAGCAAAGCAAAAGCCTGACTTCTTGATTCACCATCCAAGTGAACTGCTAGATGTTGTACAAAATTGTTGA
- a CDS encoding nuclear transport factor 2 family protein, giving the protein MKTAESVEAIKIAGISEPSILNYFATLNAGQFQHTASLFAEDGVMYAPFESGIVGTDAIAAYLQQEAQGIKAYPQQGITDNLENNQIQVQVTGKAQTSWCGVNVIWLFILNQQRQITYTKIKLLASPQELLALRSEK; this is encoded by the coding sequence ATGAAAACTGCTGAATCTGTAGAGGCAATTAAAATTGCAGGAATTTCAGAGCCTTCTATCTTAAATTATTTTGCTACTTTAAATGCTGGTCAATTTCAACACACAGCTTCACTGTTTGCCGAGGATGGTGTGATGTATGCACCCTTTGAATCTGGTATTGTCGGCACAGATGCGATCGCAGCTTATTTACAACAAGAAGCCCAAGGTATTAAAGCCTATCCCCAACAAGGGATTACTGATAATTTAGAAAATAACCAAATTCAAGTTCAGGTTACAGGTAAAGCCCAAACCTCTTGGTGTGGTGTGAATGTAATCTGGCTATTTATTTTGAATCAACAACGACAAATTACTTATACCAAAATTAAACTATTAGCTTCTCCCCAAGAATTATTAGCTTTGCGGTCAGAAAAGTAG
- a CDS encoding alpha/beta hydrolase produces the protein MKIRKQQLLLLLGFRRLLVVGIIVAIAYCSICIFLFVQQPKFIFFPSRVIEKTPELFNLPYQEVWLPVKTNLGKVEKIHGWWIKANQPDAKVLLYLHGNGLNIGANIAHTNRFYQLGFSVLLIDYRGYGRSQGDFPNEMRVYQDAATAWEYLTQQQQIPPQDIFIYGHSLGGAIAIDLAVKHPQAAGLIVESSFTSLREMVSTRKWFSIFPIDFILTQRFESIKKVSQLQMPVLFIHGTADSTVPSWMSQKLYDAASEPKQLILVPDADHNNTAVASGGKYLQWVQSFTQKVQLRNNSHF, from the coding sequence ATGAAAATCCGCAAGCAGCAATTGTTATTGTTATTAGGGTTTAGGCGGCTACTTGTTGTTGGAATAATTGTAGCGATCGCTTACTGTAGCATTTGTATATTTCTATTTGTCCAGCAACCTAAGTTCATCTTTTTTCCCTCCCGTGTCATCGAAAAGACACCAGAGTTATTCAATCTGCCTTATCAAGAAGTTTGGCTACCTGTAAAAACTAACTTGGGAAAGGTGGAAAAAATTCACGGTTGGTGGATTAAAGCTAATCAGCCTGATGCCAAGGTGTTGTTATATCTGCACGGAAATGGCCTGAATATTGGCGCAAATATAGCTCATACCAATCGATTTTATCAACTAGGATTTTCGGTGCTGCTGATTGATTATCGCGGATATGGTCGCAGTCAAGGCGATTTTCCTAATGAAATGAGGGTATATCAAGATGCGGCGACAGCATGGGAATATCTCACCCAGCAACAGCAGATTCCACCCCAGGACATTTTTATTTATGGTCATTCTTTAGGCGGTGCGATCGCCATTGATTTAGCAGTTAAACACCCCCAAGCGGCGGGATTAATCGTCGAAAGCTCCTTTACATCGCTCCGTGAGATGGTGTCGACTCGGAAATGGTTTTCCATATTCCCTATTGATTTCATCCTGACACAGCGCTTTGAATCGATCAAAAAAGTATCACAGTTACAAATGCCCGTTTTATTTATTCACGGAACTGCTGATTCTACTGTTCCGTCTTGGATGAGTCAAAAACTATATGATGCTGCATCTGAACCAAAGCAATTAATTTTAGTTCCCGATGCAGATCATAACAATACAGCTGTCGCCTCTGGTGGCAAATATCTGCAATGGGTACAGTCATTTACTCAAAAAGTTCAATTACGTAATAATTCTCATTTTTAA
- a CDS encoding orange carotenoid protein N-terminal domain-containing protein yields the protein MTASYDKSAPQALSNETQNVVQAFNKLDTDAKLAWFYFVYENMGDSITPAAPAAAEPELAPLLLNDYLQLSEEEQLNVMRDIVNRKDTEYSRAYGALKENNQLLVWYVWAVAMGDSVVDFPDDYEPGKVINDLLSQIEGLDFEAQMSVFRTIAGEMGYSDVKPIETQAETGKTSSL from the coding sequence ATGACTGCAAGTTACGATAAAAGCGCTCCTCAAGCATTAAGTAATGAAACCCAAAATGTTGTGCAAGCCTTTAATAAGTTAGATACTGATGCTAAATTAGCATGGTTTTATTTTGTTTATGAAAACATGGGTGATTCCATTACTCCGGCGGCTCCAGCGGCGGCAGAACCTGAACTAGCACCACTTTTATTAAATGACTATTTGCAACTTTCTGAGGAAGAACAACTAAATGTTATGCGGGACATAGTTAACCGCAAAGACACAGAATATTCTCGCGCCTATGGTGCATTAAAAGAAAATAACCAATTGTTAGTTTGGTATGTTTGGGCTGTAGCTATGGGTGACTCTGTAGTTGATTTTCCCGATGATTATGAACCAGGTAAGGTAATTAATGATTTGCTATCTCAAATTGAAGGATTAGATTTTGAAGCGCAAATGTCAGTTTTTAGAACCATTGCTGGCGAAATGGGTTACAGTGACGTGAAGCCAATTGAAACACAAGCGGAAACTGGCAAAACTTCAAGTCTTTAA
- the queG gene encoding tRNA epoxyqueuosine(34) reductase QueG, whose translation MNQSSVTSSRAVKEQALDLGFHKVGIAAVDEVDHTEVQRLQAWIALGYHADMEWMDNPKRQNIRLVMPEARSLVCVALNYYTPHQRPEGEEYAKISRYSWGRDYHKVIHKKLKQLTTWLESLGEGVKARYYADTGPLQDKIWAQKAGIGWIAKNGNVITREYGSWVFLGEVVTNLELECDRPHTPHCGSCTRCLTACPTGAITQPFIVDANRCIAYHTIENRGEKLPEAIAPHLQGWVAGCDICQDVCPWNQRFAKTTDVADFQPYPGNIAPKLIELAKISDEEWDQQFPASALRRIKPEMLRRNARANLDASQQNNDSESNCF comes from the coding sequence ATGAATCAGAGTTCTGTAACCAGCAGTAGGGCAGTAAAAGAACAAGCTTTAGATTTAGGCTTTCACAAAGTTGGAATTGCTGCTGTAGATGAGGTAGATCATACAGAAGTTCAGAGACTGCAAGCATGGATAGCGCTGGGTTATCACGCTGATATGGAATGGATGGATAACCCGAAGCGGCAAAATATTCGTTTAGTTATGCCAGAGGCGCGATCGCTTGTGTGTGTGGCGCTGAATTACTACACCCCACATCAGCGCCCAGAAGGGGAAGAATACGCCAAAATCTCCCGCTATAGTTGGGGGCGAGATTACCACAAGGTAATACACAAAAAACTTAAGCAGCTGACGACTTGGCTAGAATCACTAGGTGAAGGCGTGAAAGCGAGATACTATGCAGATACTGGCCCCTTACAAGATAAAATCTGGGCGCAAAAAGCGGGAATTGGTTGGATTGCCAAAAATGGGAATGTGATTACTAGAGAGTATGGCTCTTGGGTATTTTTAGGCGAAGTTGTGACAAATTTAGAGCTAGAATGCGATCGCCCCCATACACCACATTGCGGTAGCTGTACTCGTTGTTTAACTGCTTGTCCCACTGGTGCAATTACCCAACCCTTCATAGTCGATGCTAATCGCTGTATTGCCTATCATACAATTGAAAATCGGGGGGAAAAATTACCAGAAGCGATCGCACCCCACTTACAAGGCTGGGTTGCAGGTTGTGATATTTGCCAAGATGTCTGTCCTTGGAATCAACGATTTGCCAAGACAACTGACGTGGCAGATTTTCAACCTTATCCTGGGAATATTGCGCCCAAGCTGATAGAATTAGCGAAAATCTCAGATGAGGAGTGGGATCAACAATTTCCGGCATCAGCGTTGCGGCGGATTAAGCCAGAAATGTTAAGACGGAATGCCCGTGCTAATCTTGACGCATCCCAGCAAAATAATGACTCAGAAAGTAATTGTTTTTGA
- the gatA gene encoding Asp-tRNA(Asn)/Glu-tRNA(Gln) amidotransferase subunit GatA: MASIRELHEQLIKKERSAVEITQEALDKIQALEPKLHSFLHITAQQALDQARVVDAKIAAGEAISPLAGIPIGIKDNMCTKGIPTTCASRILENFVPPYESTVTQKLLDAGAVMVGKTNLDEFAMGSSTENSAYQVTANPWDLTRVPGGSSGGSAAAVAGGECVVSLGSDTGGSIRQPASFCGVVGMKPTYGLVSRYGLVAYASSLDQIGPFGRSVEDTAILLRAIAGYDAKDSTSLKVEIPDYAATLKPDLKARRKIRIGVITETFGQGLDSVVEAAVTKAIDQLQMLGAEIHIISCPRFRYGLPSYYIIAPSEASANLARYDGVKYGLRTPDADNLLSMYTRTRASGFGTEVKRRIMIGTYALSAGYYDAYYLKAQKVRTLIKQDFENAFKKVDVLVTPTAPTTAFKAGEKTTDPLSMYLNDLMTIPVNLAGLPGINVPCGFDDNGLPIGLQVIGNVLREDQILQVAYAYEQSTTWHLRQPEI; encoded by the coding sequence ATGGCATCCATACGCGAGTTGCACGAACAGCTAATTAAAAAAGAACGTTCTGCCGTTGAAATTACCCAAGAAGCTTTGGACAAAATTCAAGCATTAGAGCCGAAATTGCACAGTTTCCTGCATATAACGGCACAACAGGCGTTAGATCAAGCTCGTGTTGTAGATGCCAAAATCGCTGCTGGTGAAGCAATTAGCCCCCTAGCAGGGATTCCTATTGGCATCAAAGATAATATGTGTACCAAAGGAATTCCCACCACCTGCGCTTCCCGGATTTTGGAAAATTTTGTGCCACCTTATGAGTCAACCGTGACACAAAAACTTCTGGATGCTGGGGCGGTGATGGTTGGCAAAACCAATTTAGATGAGTTTGCGATGGGTAGTTCCACAGAAAATTCTGCCTACCAAGTCACAGCAAATCCGTGGGATTTAACAAGGGTTCCTGGTGGTTCTTCTGGAGGTTCAGCCGCAGCCGTCGCCGGGGGAGAATGTGTTGTTTCCCTTGGTTCTGATACTGGTGGTTCCATTCGCCAACCCGCATCTTTTTGTGGTGTAGTCGGGATGAAACCCACCTACGGGCTAGTTTCTCGTTATGGTTTGGTGGCTTACGCTTCATCGTTGGATCAAATTGGCCCTTTTGGACGCTCTGTTGAAGATACAGCAATTTTGCTCAGAGCGATCGCAGGTTATGATGCCAAAGACTCCACCAGCCTAAAAGTAGAAATTCCTGACTATGCTGCTACCCTAAAACCAGACCTCAAAGCTAGACGAAAAATCCGCATTGGGGTGATTACAGAGACTTTTGGTCAAGGTTTAGACTCAGTTGTGGAGGCGGCTGTTACTAAAGCCATCGATCAATTACAAATGTTGGGAGCAGAAATTCACATAATTTCTTGTCCGCGTTTCCGCTATGGCTTACCTAGCTACTATATAATTGCCCCATCGGAAGCATCAGCTAACCTCGCTCGTTACGATGGCGTGAAATATGGTTTGCGTACTCCGGATGCAGATAATTTGCTGTCTATGTACACTCGTACCCGCGCGAGTGGTTTCGGCACAGAAGTCAAACGCCGGATTATGATTGGCACTTATGCCTTATCTGCTGGGTATTATGATGCTTACTATCTCAAAGCTCAAAAAGTCCGCACCCTCATAAAGCAAGACTTTGAAAATGCGTTTAAAAAAGTTGATGTGTTAGTTACTCCTACTGCACCCACTACGGCATTTAAAGCTGGGGAAAAAACCACAGATCCCTTGAGTATGTACTTAAATGACTTAATGACGATTCCCGTCAATCTTGCTGGTTTACCTGGGATAAATGTACCCTGTGGTTTTGATGACAATGGTTTACCCATTGGCTTGCAAGTAATTGGTAATGTCCTCAGAGAAGACCAAATTCTTCAAGTAGCTTACGCTTATGAACAATCAACTACTTGGCATCTACGTCAACCAGAAATATAG
- a CDS encoding RodZ family helix-turn-helix domain-containing protein produces MATTPAYLFKILGNPAMEISQDELRSLLGEIEAELHRSKIYRQAIATFQKLLDSSEEAKALLKAVGREAIGLAFQQFANHAKISDSNQQTDTELAHSSDVTTNLTTNHLTDSSSTSLVIEDVGNPLINNADSSANKHHFPTLMKWLKPNQKTAHAELAKQKLAEQHLAIMGQIGQQLRQAREAKGFRLRDLSILTHLPIHQMEAVENGDLNSLPEDILVRGFIRVMGNALGLNGTSLANTLPMVNTVPSVIPSWSQPKHNSPKLGLELRPIHLYLGYTALVAGTVGGLSVVSQSGKIDTTINPDVTPSSPISQSTQNPETNTKPGIKSTRTGISVGSDIAPPEAL; encoded by the coding sequence ATGGCTACGACACCTGCATACTTATTCAAAATTTTGGGAAATCCTGCTATGGAAATTTCTCAAGACGAACTGCGATCGCTCTTGGGTGAAATTGAGGCAGAACTTCATCGCAGTAAAATTTATCGTCAAGCTATAGCTACATTTCAAAAGTTACTTGATTCTTCAGAAGAAGCTAAAGCTTTGTTGAAAGCTGTAGGTAGAGAAGCGATTGGTTTAGCATTTCAGCAATTTGCTAATCATGCCAAAATTTCCGATAGCAACCAACAGACAGATACAGAATTAGCACACTCTAGTGATGTCACAACTAACCTGACTACTAATCATCTAACAGATTCATCATCAACATCTTTGGTAATTGAAGATGTCGGCAATCCCTTGATAAATAATGCAGACAGTTCAGCTAATAAACATCATTTCCCAACACTAATGAAATGGCTAAAACCCAATCAAAAAACTGCTCACGCTGAACTAGCCAAGCAAAAGTTAGCAGAACAACATTTAGCAATCATGGGTCAAATTGGTCAACAACTACGTCAAGCCCGTGAAGCCAAAGGTTTTCGTTTGCGGGACTTGAGTATCTTGACTCACCTACCAATCCATCAAATGGAAGCAGTAGAAAACGGCGACTTAAATTCATTACCAGAGGATATTTTAGTGAGAGGTTTTATCCGAGTGATGGGTAACGCTTTAGGGCTAAATGGCACAAGTTTAGCGAATACTTTACCTATGGTTAACACCGTACCATCCGTTATACCTTCTTGGTCTCAGCCTAAACATAATTCCCCAAAATTGGGTTTAGAACTACGACCTATACATTTATATTTAGGCTATACAGCACTGGTGGCTGGAACCGTGGGAGGATTATCTGTCGTGTCTCAGTCAGGAAAAATTGACACAACTATCAATCCAGATGTCACTCCGTCTTCGCCGATTTCCCAATCAACTCAAAATCCGGAAACAAATACTAAACCAGGTATCAAGTCCACTCGTACTGGAATTAGTGTAGGCTCAGATATTGCCCCTCCTGAAGCACTGTAG